The genomic stretch AGTCTTGTGCTTGCTCTCACTGAAAGCTACACGGTCTCACCATAGGAGAGTAGCTCTCTTACGTCATCTCCCACAACTGTAAAAGTGTATCATTCCAATTTATATAAATGATCTACGTTAGTAACCTTTGGGTTCAAGATAATTTCGCTGCCCAAACTCTAACTATAAAAGTTAGAAAGTAATTTTCTAAATTTACTACCACATATTAAAGTGCTTAGTTAGACATTGTATTGAGTACAGCTTCTGTGTTCTGTTATATATAATGCAGGCCCCTGTTTCTGGAAATATAAAATTAATGAATGGGAAAAAAGAGGGGGAGCAATCTTATGGGCCAATGATACGGACGTCTAAAAATACTGTTGATCTTCGAGGCATGAAGATGGAAGAAGCATCTCGTGCACTCAATATGGCTATAGCAGCATGGGAGCCTTATTCCCTCCTTTTTGTCGTACATGGAATGGGTACCGGAGTTATCAAAGAGCGTGCGATTGAGATATTGAAGAATCATCCTCGAATtgtgaagtttgagcaagaaagTCCAATGAATTATGGCTGTACAGTTGCTTTTGTCAAGTGAAAATTCATGTATATTCTTGCTGTACATGAAATGGGCACTGGAGTTGTCAAAGACGTGCAATTGAGGTATTGAAGAATTATCCTCAAATTGCGAAGTTTGATCAAGAAGTTCAGTGAGTTATGGCTGTACAGTTGCTTTTGTCAAGTGAAAATTGTATGCACATTCTAAATCACCATGTTGATATAATTTAGGACAAGCTAAAGCTTAAGCTAGccatttaagagttaattattatGTACACTACAATCTCACTAAAGATCTCTGAGCGCAAAGTCAAAGATGTTCTCCAATCTTTCTTGGGCACCTTGTTGCATCTTTTCCATTTTGTTGAGTCTTATATGTGACAGTCTCACAcgtaagaccaattagagtccaCTAGTATAAATGCGATGGAAGGAGGACAAACTACAAGTAGAGAATggatttgaaaatttcaaaaagatTAATGTGTCTGTACCGTTGAGTGCCTGAGTTCTTTAACAGAAATTATCACAGATCGTGTGAAGACTATCACAAAAGCACCATAGTTTGGTCTTGCTTTACTTGGTCTCAGAACTCAAAGGCCTTGTCGAAGATTGCTTAGATCTTTTAACCATCATGCACTGCCCTTCATTTTACCACATTTTGCTTTGACATGACAGCATGTGTAGTTGAGTACTTGTGCAGATTTCAGCCAAGTTTTTGGAAGATTGATTCAGCAGCGGAGTGGAGTGGCTTTATATTGTGAAAAAAATGAAGATTAATCCAAGAGAAGGCTAAGCAAACTCTTGTGTGAGACCGTCTTGCAATAGTTTATGTAAGACCACTTTATTCAGAAATTAAGATGACCCCATATATATTTTTAGTAACTCTTTGAACTTCGTCAGTGATCTTCATCGAAAACCATTTGATGATATTAGTGAGTATTTTTCCTTGACAGTGGTCGTTTTATTTCGTGAACCATTTTGTATTTGAGGAGCAACTCAGAGCTCGAACAGAATTTTGAAGAAGTGAAGGAAAGGAAAATAAATACAAAAGCAGAAATAATGGTGAAGGAAAGAAGCAAGAACCATTAATTGATTTTCAAGGCTATAAGTGGGTGGCCTCGGAAGAGTGCCATCAAGAACTGGAGTCCAGGAAGACTGCTGGCACAAGCGTGACTGCTAATTTCTCTAGATGTTTGTTGAGTTCTGACGATACAGGTCGTCAGATCCTTTCAGATTAGGTGGAATTGTGGGTTCATAACAATAGGGTTGGATATCTGGGTTCACAACCTTTTCAGCATTCCGCAATTTATTATCGAGCAAAGTTAGGATCATGATAGATATGAAGGTCAGCTTTTCTCGATTTTTTATATTTCAAGTTACAGAACAAAAATATTTTTTTGTTTCTAATTTTGTATACAGTTTTTCGGTGTAGAGTTCAGAGATTTAGATCTCCGGTAAATAGTTTTGATTtggatttggtttggtttgactTGATATGGGATTGTCCTTAAAATTGGCAAGCCTGATTACTTAAGTTTGGTGTCAAAGTATCAGCTACCACCCTTTCTCTCTATCTTCAGGGTAGGCAACTACATACAAACATGTAGTGGTCTATTATTTTCATAGATAGTATTTTGGGCCTCCATTGGGAGCCACTGACTCTTAACAACATTGGCTGATAATTATAAAATTTGAGGCTATACCTGAAATCTGTTGAAAATACAGCACACATATGTAGTCATTTATTTATCTTAATTATCTACCATACATCAGGATATCAGGATTATTTACGTATAAACCATTGGAACATGACAAACACTATTGTTTGCTGCTAATGCTGCTCCTTTATAGTTGCACCACATTAGTTAACTTTCGTGACAAGCTCTATCCCGATCTTTGGTCTTTGGTCTTTGATCTTTGGTGTTGTTCTGTTTGCTATCATTTCTTTGTTCTGCTCCCGGTTACCCTTGATGTCCTTACGTTGACGTTGACGTTGTTTCTCTTCAGTTGTGGAAGAAAATAATTTGTCAAGATTGGGTGACTGATCAGAGGACCTACCCGATCCCCATCCACCACTGCCCCAACCTTGACCACCTCTGCCACCTGATCCACCACTACCCCAACCTTCACCCCCTCCTCCAGCTACATTACAACCACAACCTTTACCCCCTCCACCGTCTCCACTCCCCGGACCACCACTTCCCCAACCTTTTCCCGCTCCACCGCCTCCATTTCCCAGACCACCATTTCCCCAACCTTTACCACCACCTCCACTTCCGGGACCACCACTTCCCCAACCATTACCTCCACCAAAACCACCACCTGGTCCCCAACCAAATCCTATACGTGGAATTCCAAAAAATGGGATGTGGACGCCATGAATAGGAAAGGGAGAGATAATTGGATATGGAAAGTGGAAGTCAGGACCACCGCCTCCGCCTCCTCCGGGACCACCACTTCCCCAACCATTACCTCCACCAAAACCACCACCTGGCCCCCAACCAAATCCTATACGTGGAATTCCAAAAAATGGGACGTGGCCATGAATAGGAAAGGGAGGGATAAATGGATATGGAAAGTGGGAGTCAGGACCACCACCTCCGCCTTCGCCTCCTCCACCGCCTCCTCCACCGCCTCCGCCTCCTCCACCGCCTCCACCGCCTCCGCCTCCTCCGCCGCCTCCACCACCTAAACCTCCGCGTCCCGCCCCTGCCCCTGACCCATAGCCAAAGCCAAAGCTTTCACCAGACCCAGTAAGCCTTTCTGATACTTGTCTATGTGAAAGATATTTAATATTTGATGATTTGGTCGTGTGGTCTGCTGCCAACAGTCTGGCAGCAGGATAGACATGAAATAATGTGGTGATTATGAGAAATATGAAGGGTAGGCGAGCCATATTTAGAGACCCCATTTCTTGCCGATGGCTATAATAGGCGTTTGCATGTGAGTTTAAATACTTGTTGCTCAGCATCTGGAGATAGACAATACGCATGTTTACTGAAGTTTGTTCTGCAAATCAGGACCTGCACAAGTTGTGTGGAGGTAGAACATCATTTTATCTAATCTTGGTCATACTATTTTTGTTTGATACAACTTTCTCCTGAAATTCATGTGAATTTGTTTCAAGAAACTACTTGAAAAAGAGAGTTTGGAGTAAAACGGTAACTAAGTACTGAGACTAGGTTGAAGTATTATTTTTGCTATCGTAGACTCACAATAGTTAATACAATGTAAATTAAACATTCTTCCATTATTTTTGCCGTCAGTAAAACTACTACTTCCTCATAGTTGCAGTAAGTGCCGATGAATAAAATTCTATCTCCAGCATGTTTCGCTTGCAGAATGAGATATTATTTGGACAAAGAATTGGTTTTCTTACGTTTATCTATCTTAGTGAAACAAGTCTGACaaattgtagacacctcgtttttgCACCCCTcgtaaaccacccggtgatgattgggccgcatgtttggtacgcggaacgatttgtgacagttcgtaagattatcgtcaagtgattgctcaaacactaatgtctacctcttagttgtcatctacgcgccgatacggtcgttttggcagtaattagagtacatttggagtccgggtcaaaaaccgtcttcattttctaaaaccgtcaaatcccgagtcaaagcaatgtgcttgtctacctaaggttaggatgtcataactgttgagattatatctcattttgagtctcatgtcacttcattaggctaaactaaaagtttacattacaaaatgtgcatttcatttagctaaaatgacaacccaaactttaggcccgttttacgaggtcataacgagttttttgggtcgggcctatttcacagaaagttctagatctttctcttagctttccaacgccaccgaaatcaccttaatccgagtcttgtagagaaagttatgcctaaaatacgacaggctgtcaaacgcgttttctacgcgcagaggaacctacccgggaaaggacgcagcaggtgctgcgcctcttccaagggacgcagctctgctgcgccttttcccagggttttctttttgtccaagtttccgtgttttaacctaagtcggttatttccggatctttccttcc from Silene latifolia isolate original U9 population chromosome 2, ASM4854445v1, whole genome shotgun sequence encodes the following:
- the LOC141642703 gene encoding uncharacterized protein LOC141642703, which gives rise to MRIVYLQMLSNKYLNSHANAYYSHRQEMGSLNMARLPFIFLIITTLFHVYPAARLLAADHTTKSSNIKYLSHRQVSERLTGSGESFGFGYGSGAGAGRGGLGGGGGGGGGGGGGGGGGGGGGGGGGGGEGGGGGPDSHFPYPFIPPFPIHGHVPFFGIPRIGFGWGPGGGFGGGNGWGSGGPGGGGGGGPDFHFPYPIISPFPIHGVHIPFFGIPRIGFGWGPGGGFGGGNGWGSGGPGSGGGGKGWGNGGLGNGGGGAGKGWGSGGPGSGDGGGGKGCGCNVAGGGGEGWGSGGSGGRGGQGWGSGGWGSGRSSDQSPNLDKLFSSTTEEKQRQRQRKDIKGNREQNKEMIANRTTPKIKDQRPKIGIELVTKVN